Sequence from the Ostrea edulis chromosome 8, xbOstEdul1.1, whole genome shotgun sequence genome:
tcagtggttcttgagaagaagatttttaaagatttttcctatatatttgtatgtaaaactttgatcccctattgtggccccatccaacacccgggggccatgattttaacaatttgaaatttgtattatataaggaagctttcatataaatctcagcttttctggctcagtggttcttgagaagaagatttttaaagattttccctatatatttgtatgtaaaactttgatcccctattgtggccccatccgaccctcgggggccatgattttaacaatttagaatctgcactacctaataaagcttatctataaatttcatcttttctggctcagtggttcttgagaagaagatttttaaagatttttcctatatatttgtatgtaaaactttgatcccctattgtggccccatccaacacccgggggccatgattttaacaatttataatctgcactatatcaggaagctttcatataaatctcagcttttctggctcagtggttcttgagaagaagattttttaatgaccctaccctatttttaccttttcttgattatctccccttggatggtggcctggccctttattttaacaatttagaattccctttacctaaggatgttttgtgccaactttggttgaaattgtcccagtggttgttgagaagaagttgaaaatgtgaaaagtttacagatggacggacggacggacgccggaatacgggtgatcagaaaagctcacttgagctttcagctcaggtgagctaaaaaactgTTTGTTGGGTTAGAGggactgtatacatgtatttgactaTAAAAATGACCTATGTATAACTTATAATCTCATATAAATTCGAAGGGTTTTCCGCCTCAATAGAACAATTGGGTTGTCAGCTAACCAGGGTATTTGTTTGACTTCTTgcaaagtgtgaaatatattgggtcggcacaagatacccgtgatcttagactagatctgatatcgcgccaacctaatatatttcaaacttttcgcAAGAAGTAAAAAAatctgttaatttcaaatatccGAACTAGCTAACCGTGATTTTAAAGTTCTATTGTGGCAAAGACTGTAGGATTTTGCATGGAGTATGCCTGCTATACATAAATCATTgtattatccagacactcccgatgaacattttttctTATGAAGAACTCTATCACAGTACATTGAACGTCAGTCTCGGtcgaatgtacatgtaattaaatcgtgatttaaaaaaaacaattgcTGGTTTGAATTTTTGCTTCTATGGATTGTATAGTAAATGAATTCCAAATTCTAAATAATCGATATTGGCCTAATATCTATATTAAATGAAGTTAATTTGAAAGATGCATGCTATTACAATATCATAGAAGTAATTATGTATCTTAAACACTGcttttgtcagagagagagagagagagagagagagagagagagagagagagagagagcaaaacTGTTAATTATTGAAAATCCCTATTGCATGTTGTATGATTTCATTTACGGAATATACTAATATACATTcaaaaacaggaattgcctgcagcACGCACTACCATTACACAGtgtatttaagaatattttaatgaagaaagggTGGTTAGAAAATTATaaggaaaattttcaaaaccttGTTTTCTCAAAACGTAATATGATATCGTTGGGATTTTTATCTCAAGATTCTTAAAGACAATATACATATGAGGGTGTtgctattttctttttaataattCCATCTTTATCATGAGTATTTAGCCTGCAGCACATTTTAACACCTTCTATAAGGTGCCCCTGGCCACAGCAAAGCTCCTGGAAGCTGTGTGTATCGGCAAAAagcacacaccgtggaacacggaggatCGCCGTGGTTTTCTACGGTGGGAAGTACACATTTCGTGTCGGGTATTTCAGGTCAACGAAAGGAGAGTGAGAGAATATGTCTGCAATGAGAGCAGtatatctctttctctctctccagtTTTCATTTTCTGGAGCAACGTTGACCGCACACACGAATCAAAACTCACTAGTTCAGTCcatatatgagagagagagagagagagagagagagagagagagagagaggcccGAGGATGAGCTACCTGATATGCACTACcataatgaattttaaacacAAACCACAAAACCTCCGCATCCcagaaatatacaagtatttctGTAATCTTAGTATTGTCCTGAACATGTTGGATGTGGATTTACACGAAAGGCACACAAAGTTATAAGGGTACAGTCCCCGCTCGATATGTAACTATTTGTTACAAAGCGCACCACAAATGGCGACATTTTACagcaaaaataaatcaataaaagtgTTAGCCATTCAcctcgttgttacataccgtgtcgttgttacataccgtgccgttgttacatatcgtgtcattgttgcataccgtgtcattgttacataccgtgtcattgttacataccgtgtcattgttacataccgtctcCTTGTTACGTACCGTCTCATTGTTACAGaacaccgtgtcattgttacatgtCTTGTCTTTGTTACATAGCGTATCGTTGTTACAAACCGTGTCACTGTTACATagcgtgtcgttgttacatacagCGTccttgttacataccgtgtcgttgttacataccgtgttgttgttacatactgtgtcattgttacataccgtgtcattgttacataccgtgtcattgttacatactgtgttgttgttacataccgtctcgttgttacatactgtgtcattgttacatactgtgtcattgttacataccgtgtcattgttacataccgtgtcattgttacatactgtgtcattgttacatattaTCTCGTTgttacattgattgattgtatcttgcttaacgtctcgctcgataatttttcactcatatggagacgtcaccaagaccggtgaagggcttcatatttaggcctatgctcggcgcttacggccattgagcagtgagggttctttagcgtgccacacctactgtgacaagggacatccgtttttaaggtcatctccgaggacccgtgacattcacacctggtgCCGAgtgtttgacgatggaactatcactacccattttaacgacttgggtatGTCTCGGTCAGGATTCGAAGCCCGGCCTaccgcatgcggggcaaacgctctaacctctcggccaccgcggcggtgtgtcattgttacatactgtgtcattgttacataccgtgtcattgttaaatgcactgtcgttgttacataccgtgtcattgttaaatgccgtgtcgttgttacataccgtgtcattgttacacaccgtgtcgttgttacataccgtgtcattgttatatACGTGTCATTGTTAAATACCGTGTctttgttacataccgtgtctttgttacataccgtgtcattgttacataccgtgtcattgttacataccgtgtcattgttaaatACCGTGTctttgttacataccgtgtcattgttaaatACCGTGTctttgttacatactgtgtcattgttacacaccgggtcattgttacataccgtgtcattgttacataccgtctcGTTGTTACCTGTACATATCGTGTCCTTGTTACCTACCCTATCGTATCAGAACAGATCTGCATGCTTAAGATCAGGTATGTAGAATCAGGGGATGAGGGTATCCCCTACATTTCGACAACGATTCTTTCCCGGTATTTCAATGTGCCtataattaaggaggtatgctgcactagagaaatttgatgtgggtgaaaagtggaggatatgtacaatattttgaaattgaaatctactttatttagtcaaacaatgcagttttagttgataCCAAACTGAGGAAAATTTATGAACCCTGCGGGACTCGAACccgcaatctacagttcagcagtcgacgtgataatctactgagctactcagctatgcaatgatttttttaaatgaataggcaaatattgctgatatttatattttcatccatgttttaaaaggaagtcagccatcaagacgatgtagagtacccctCAAATGACCCCTCTCTGCTATTTCTTAAGGACAACCCACTATTTCATTCAATTCGAACGAAAATCTAactatagatttaaaattaagaaTGTTAAccttttggaaatattttaccCAATATTCTTCGTAATTTTTCAGTTGTTTCTGCTCCCTATTCAATGGTCAAAATGTGTCATCTTTTATGAGAACTTCCCAGGGTGAGGTGACTTAATGTATAATAATGGAAACAAATTGTGAGCGAAtgcgtttttaaaaaaattttcaACTCGAAAGCGCTGTAGCTTTTCCGCGGCTAAAGCAATGACACCATTGCGTCAAAGGCGGTTTGATAGAAGTTTTCTaaatattcccatgaaaaactCTTACCTCTTATTGTGGTCTCTGACCGTCTCACCTTACACCcgtggtcctgacttttaactaccccgggtcctgacttttaactaccccgggtcctgacttttaactaccccggatcctgacttttaactaccccgggtcctgacttttaattaccccggatcctgacttttaacaaccgaGGGTCTTGACTTTTagctaccccgggtcctgacttttaattaccgcggatcctgacttttaattaccctggatcctgacttttaacaaccgaGGGTCTTGACTTTTAGCTACCCCGGGTCCTTATTTTTAATTACCCAGGGTCTTAACCCCAGGTCCTGCCTTTTAACTACCCTGGGCCCTGAACTATCCCGGGTCctaacttttaactaccccgggtcctgacttttaacttcCCCGGGTCCCGACTTTTAACAcctgtagatatttatatagcactacGATTAATCATGGACCTTCTGTTGTTTTTAACAGTGCATCTCTATAATTCTCACGTAAAATatttagtccctattgtggccccaccctatttcattggggggggggggggggggtagtatgGAGAAACAAATCTACCTAGGGATTAACCATGGTTTTCGTCTACACTTgaagaaaattctaaacaagagatatttgtaaaacacatatgcccccatggtgcaaaattgaaaagagttatacacacacctcatatAATTGacagtagtatcatcaattccaaatattgagcagacaatatattcctatgtcaagagtggattgaccatgcgacctaaaaataaataggggttatctactcctttTGCTGTAACAATGTACCAAATTTGGTGTCAATAAAGCAAATAATTCTGAAAATATAGGAgtcaatatattactatgtccagttcaaccattgacctttaaccacgtgacctcaaaatcaataggggtcatcttctcctgaagatataccaatgtactaagtttgatgtctgtcgagcaaatgtttctcaagatattgagtggtcagtatactattatgtccagtttgacccttgaccatgtgacctcaaattcaattggggtcatcttcttctgaagatgtaacagtgtaccaagtttgatgtctgtcaattaaaggattctcaagaaattgagctgacagtatattcctatgtccagtttgacacttaacctttgaccacatagcctcaaaatcaataggggtcattttctcctcAAATTGTACGAGTGTACCaggtttaatgtctgtcaagtaaaggctTCTTAAGATACTGAGCTGACACTATATTCCTAaactatttatgaaataaaactcaaaCACCCAATACAGGATAAACTCACATACGCGAGTACCACAGAAGTTTAATCCTACAcgtgtaaatgtacatatatatccgGAGGTTCATTGTTCCACACAACTCAatctacaacagaaaaaaagagtaataatacaaaaacatgtAACGTATTTCGTGTCATTTCCTCACTAGAGGGCGCGTGATGCAAGCTTCACTCAAACTTCAAAACTACACAGGTAATTTacctattgtttacctgtacacAGGTAAGCTTTGCATTTGCAGGGAATGATTAATATGTAAGTGAAAGCTTGAGTGACGAGCCCTCTGGTAAGACAATGCTTTCAATAAGCAATGCAATCTTATTCACTGATAAAAGAAATAGCTGGCGTGTGGATTCAAAttgttgaatttaaaaaaaacacctttgtGGGCCATTAAAACGACAGGAACACTTCAATCACGGATATATGATTTCCGATCATTTCTAATTCgctctatatttacatttccgaaATCAAAGTCGCATATCATTTCagcaccccccctccccccccccccccctccagtcCGTGAGGATCCTAGATAGAATAGATCCCtagtagcccttgcttgtcgtaaaaggtgactaaatgaagCGGTCATTCGGATAAGaacgcaaaaactgaggccccgtgtcacagcaaagGTCATAAGgtccgagcataggcccaaatttcactgcccttcatcggcaatggtaaTATCTCTATACTATACAGTgagaaattctcgagagggacgcctacacaatataccccccccccccccccaaaaaaaaagattaggtgaaaggtgaagacaacgaacagtgatcaatctcaaaaccactatacaagcaatacaaaattgaaaatagagagatgtgcaaacacggacccctggatataccagagatggaatcaagtacctaggaggagtgagcatcccctgtcgaccggtcacacccgccgtcagccCCATATcccggagttatccgtagtcaaaatcagcgtgccaagaacgtcctaacaatcggtataaaaacAAGTATTATAGATGTGAGAATCTCCTAAAGTCTGCAAAATTATGCCAAGCgtgttaagtttattgtcagtattcagaaaagtctgtaaaattctgccgagcgtgttaagtttattgtcagtatacagaaaagtttgtaaaattccgCTTCCGATGAGAccgcacgataaagatccctccctgctcaatgaccataagcgccgagcataggcccaaatgttgcagcccttcatcggcagtggtgacgtctccatatgagtacaatattctcgagagggacgtaaaacaatattcaatcaatctgtTTAGCGTGTTAAGTTTATTGGCAGTGAACAGAAAAAGTCTGTAAAAATCTGCTTAGCGTGTCAAGTTTATTGTCAGAAAACAGAAAAGTCTGTAACATTCTGCCGAGCGTAAaaagtttattgtcagtatacagaaaagtctgtaaaattctgattagcgtgttaagtttattgtcagaatacagaaaagtctgtaaaattctgattagcgtgttaagtttattgtcagaatacagaaaagtctgtaaaattctgattaggtgttaagtttattgtcagAACACAGAAAAGACCGTCCTGATTGCTGTACACAATTTACAGTAATAGTTATTAGTATGTAGTTTTATGATTATCACAATGATACAGACTATTTCATCCCTATCTAACTGCGATATCATgttataaatttgaaaaaaaaaatggcttgGGATTTCTTAATAAGATATTTATTCAGTTCCAAAAATTCAACTTCCACTTGTTAactccctctagatccgccaccgTGGTACTACAGGTGATCAGAAGGATACGGGTCGATACGCGGGGAATAATTTACCTGTATAGTATTATGTTGTAAACCATATTGACCTGGGGATGTGTAACCGTCAATtgatatctatctatctatctttcttTCTGTCCATTGGGATGGGcatccgtggccgagtggttagagcatcgcgctaaaaatcacacggcctctcacctctgtcggtgcgggttcAAATCGCTCGCGccggtgagaaagtttcccagtttacttgcggaaggtcaatggtctcttcccaggtacattgtatctgggttctctcttccaccaataaaaactgggcgccaccagataactgaaaaattgttgagtgtggcggaaaacatcaatcaatcaattaatcaatctatCTATCCATTGGGTAGAATTAGGACAGtgtgattaattttatttatttatgatacagggagtaaatgataattaatttAATATTACTATGCGAGGCTGTCAGACGTTTGATTTAGCCTCTAAATGTttataatgttttgttttaattaacaATACAATGTTTACTGGTTACATTTACTAAATGATTTAAATCTCAGTACCGCGTCAAATCTAAACTGTTTAatatataggtagtgattgttccttaaCTAAGCGCTCAATGGGACTTTGTTTATTTCTGTGAAAGTCACACGTcactcacatacatgtaagtttgttTGGAATTTTACACTGGATAATAGCGAGCAGAAATTTACAACGTCGTGCCAGCATAGTCTTGGTCatgataaacaaccctcaatgtaaactagtctttggcacgataaacagccctcaatgcaaactagtctttggcacgataaacaaccctcaatgtaaactagtctttggcacgataaacaaccctcaatgcagactagtctttggcacgataaacaaccctcaatgtaaactagtctttggcacgataaacaaccctcaatgcagactagtctttggcacgataaacaaccctcaatgtaaactagtctttggcacgataaacaaccctcaatgcaaactagtctttggcacgataaacaaccctcaatgcagactagtctttggcacgataaacaaccctcaatgcaaactagtctttggcacgataaacaaccctcaatgtaaactagtctttggcacgataaacaaccctcaatgtaaactagtctttggcacgataaacaaccctcaatgctaCGTCCGTAAGTGCTTCACCTAAATCAGGTGTTGtctctatataaaactttgtccAAACTGAAACAGTAGTAGTGATTgttatataccccccccccccccccccccgcacacacacacacacaggcgCAATTGATACTGTACGTGGACAACAATGAAGGGATTCTATTTTACATAGATTGAAACAATTCTATCTTGTGACGTCAATGTTGACATCGTTACCCAGTATGATCAAggtcaaaacaaactttaaaactatTTAAACAGATAATATATACAGGCTGACGCACCGCACAGGTATTTAATCAcaggactagacggaaggtcgaactaacagggaggccatgttggattttcagGTGAGACAAATTTAATATCCATATTTGTGTGATCAATTAGATAGATCTgctcattttcataaaaatctcaTACATTtctgaaaagggggggggggggataattcAATACATTCATGTCTGGTATATAAGTGATccagtttatataacatacTGTAATTCTAGCTGGTCATGTGTTTCAACATATCTAAATCTTTAATCTAAATTCCCTATTTTAATTAACAGTGAACTCATGTGACCCCGGACATCAGAAATGGACCCGTTCCGCAGAGCCCAGATTATCCTATTGTGTGACCTCTGTAAAACTGCCCacctacagagtcactgtgaacgTTGTGATATAAATCTATGCCAGACCTGTGTTGGGAAGCACCTCTCGGATTCGTCTATAAGACACAAAGTCGTGCTCTATAAATACCGAAAATCTCTTAACTACTCAACATGTCCACACCACGCCGACGAACTCTGTAAACATTACTGTGAGAAATGTGATcttcctgtctgttctacctgcgtcTCCTCAAGtaaacacaaaggtcacgatatatcagatattctggaaaaactcagctctaaaacagaaagtttacagaAAGATCTGGACGAACTCGAGACCAGAATTTACCcgcgatatgaagaaatggcgtcCGATGTTCAAACTGAGAAAGCCCCGTTAGAAACGAATTACGGAGAACTAACAACAATTGCCGATCAACAAGGAGAAATCTTACACCGGGAaatcaccgccattgtcaaccagcggaaatccgacattcaggagatgaaaaacaaacacctatctaccctgaataaaaatacagaagaaatcacacagaaaatggcggaactcaaacagatcatgtccgacttgaaatcaatcctaaaatcaaatgacgtctccttaacctctacttacaaatctaggaattctgaatttagaacattaccgcctaaagtccgagttACAGTACCCAGTTTGTctgctcagaaaataaacaaagatcagctcaatgagatgtttggttctctgtcgccattatccattaacacagaacatggcgacacaatgaagtcagcagaagctgtatcgtctcctccagtcaaaccactgcttgatgagccgcgcgtcaccgccaccatagacactgggtatagaCAACTAttcagtgttagctgtctgagtgaagatcaagtctggacatgcAGTCAGTTAAACAACaccatgaagctgctcaacctccagagtgAACTACTGACATCtatacaaaccaagtcaggggaCACACCAAcagacatagcagtgacacgggacggagatcttgtttatactgacgaTAGTAATAACACCGTgaacttaattaagaataaacagatacagaccgtgatcacactacaggggtggagacctcTCTCTGTCTGCAGTACCGCCTCTGacgatctcctggttaccatggacAGTGATGATTACAAACcatccaaagtcgtgcgttactccggctccacagagaaacaaagcattcagtttgatgatcagggtcgtcctctctactcaTCTGATGCTTACATTAAATACCTCAGTGAAaacaagaacctggatatctgtgtgacTGACCAGTCagctagtgcagtagtggtggtcaatcagtcaggaaaactccgatttagatacactggtcatctctcTAATACCAAGCAATCATTTAAACCAGtgggcatcactacagacagccagagtcacatcctgacagcagaccgTCACAAtgaccgtatccacatcctagatcaggacggacagttcctccgttacattcactgtgatttagaGTCTCCAttaggtttatgtgtggacatcagagacaacctctttgtggctgagtgtatcactgctaaagtgaaaaaaatccaatatctataaacacagtgttaattacacagctctacacagtgttaattacatgtctGAAACATGTTCATTAAATATCTTTACAGTGTGTGTTAATTACAACATCATGTTAATTGCATCACTTGTTAATTTCaaccctgtgttaattacaaccctgtgttaattacagccccttgtttgtgatgtgtaattaacatgtaCTTCTGCTAGCAAGTTTACTGAAAATAAGTCATTCACTGGTGTTTAGTAAAACCTGTATTGTGTTTAGTAAAACATCATTAACCTTAGTATACTAATTACTGATCCAAATGTGTTACTAGTTAATTATCTATTGAtttacaatcttttgtggactaatttgactgtgttactagttatctatatacaatcttttgtggactaatttgactgtgttactagttatctatctctatacaatcttttgtggactaatttgactgtgttactagttatctatacacaatcttttgtggactaatttgactgtgttactagttatctatatacaatcttttgtggactaatttgactgtgttactagttatctatatacaatcttttgtggactaatttgactgtgttactagttatctatatacaatcttttgtggactaatttgactgtgttactagttatctatctctatacaatcttttgtggactaatttgactgtgttactagttatctatctctatacaatcttttgtggactaatttgactgtgttactagttatctatacacaatcttttgtggactaatttgactgtgttactagttatctatatacaatcttttgtggactaatttgactgtgttactagttatctatatacaatcttttgtggactaatttgactgtgttactagttatctatctctatacaatcttttgtggactaatttgactgtgttactagttatctatctctatacaatcttttgtggactaatttgactgtgttactagttatctatatacaatcttttgtagactaatttgactgtgttactagttatctatatacaatctttggtggactaatttgactgtgttacaaGTTATCTATCTTatcaaatcttttaaagaaaCGTGAATAATTGTGAAGTACTTAGAGTTTTCATTTTGTtagtattttgtgtgtagccatGAATTATAGTACATCCACAACACTTACATATTATTTGGATGTCCTTGTTTTAGTGTGATAAACTActaattgaacatttttctttttgttaattatgtatttcaatatgtgttataattttcaatgtatatattagataaacatgatacagagttcagtcttacattattactgagtacttacttagatttgtagtactgtaacagagagtgaccccaaacgtccggtcttcatcacagatcttcagattcaaggtcacagtcttctgttgaCCATCAATAATATCACGACACTCCACAGTCCTACAAAATCAACACAGACAAAGTGTATTCATATCAAACCGAACTGTTTGTAATTCAGAACTAGAGTCCAGTCTATTACATGGTGTATTTAGTTTGATTTAGAATTGAATCCAAGACCCCTATACAACTAGTCAGGTGTTGTAATCACTGAGCTATCATGACCAGTCTATCGAGACCCGTGTATTACTAGACAGGTGCTCTaactgagctaccatgaccagtCTATCGAGACCCGTGTATTACTAGACAGGTGCTCTaactgagctaccatgaccagtCTATCGAGACCCGTGTATT
This genomic interval carries:
- the LOC130049400 gene encoding E3 ubiquitin-protein ligase TRIM71-like, whose protein sequence is MDPFRRAQIILLCDLCKTAHLQSHCERCDINLCQTCVGKHLSDSSIRHKVVLYKYRKSLNYSTCPHHADELCKHYCEKCDLPVCSTCVSSSKHKGHDISDILEKLSSKTESLQKDLDELETRIYPRYEEMASDVQTEKAPLETNYGELTTIADQQGEILHREITAIVNQRKSDIQEMKNKHLSTLNKNTEEITQKMAELKQIMSDLKSILKSNDVSLTSTYKSRNSEFRTLPPKVRVTVPSLSAQKINKDQLNEMFGSLSPLSINTEHGDTMKSAEAVSSPPVKPLLDEPRVTATIDTGYRQLFSVSCLSEDQVWTCSQLNNTMKLLNLQSELLTSIQTKSGDTPTDIAVTRDGDLVYTDDSNNTVNLIKNKQIQTVITLQGWRPLSVCSTASDDLLVTMDSDDYKPSKVVRYSGSTEKQSIQFDDQGRPLYSSDAYIKYLSENKNLDICVTDQSASAVVVVNQSGKLRFRYTGHLSNTKQSFKPVGITTDSQSHILTADRHNDRIHILDQDGQFLRYIHCDLESPLGLCVDIRDNLFVAECITAKVKKIQYL